The Fervidibacillus albus genome contains a region encoding:
- a CDS encoding FtsW/RodA/SpoVE family cell cycle protein, whose translation MENKKTAMDRFDWTLAFILLLFSIISCVAISSGQTDSRFDTNFMAQQIFWYGIGAFIIAGAMLFDPDQYKKLSWYLYGFGMFMLVVLYFAPEKIADEINGAKSWFTTPVGNIQPSEFMKTFIILAVSRLIVDHHQKYIRKTIKTDLWLLVKIGITFILPLAFIAIQPDLGTGLVYIAIMFGMILVSGISWKIILPSFSVAGVIGAIVVIVMLYFPQFLQGVIGDHAFERIYSWIDPYSYPTDEGYQLIKSLQAVGSGEIFGKGYMGKEVYIPERQTDFIFTVIAEEYGFIGASIVISLYFLLIYHLIKIALETKSPFNAYIMAGIISMTTFHVFENIGMTIQLLPITGIPLPFLSYGGSSLMGNMLALGVVFSIKFYYKKYMFSSEEDE comes from the coding sequence ATGGAAAATAAAAAAACAGCGATGGATCGTTTTGACTGGACGTTGGCTTTCATCCTTCTTTTATTCTCTATTATTAGTTGTGTAGCCATCTCCAGCGGACAAACCGATTCGAGATTTGATACGAACTTTATGGCTCAACAAATTTTTTGGTACGGAATCGGCGCCTTCATCATTGCAGGTGCCATGTTGTTTGACCCTGATCAATACAAAAAATTATCTTGGTATTTGTACGGTTTCGGCATGTTTATGCTCGTGGTTCTATATTTTGCACCTGAAAAGATTGCCGATGAAATTAATGGAGCCAAATCGTGGTTTACGACCCCCGTCGGTAATATTCAGCCGTCGGAATTTATGAAGACGTTTATTATCCTTGCCGTCAGCCGTTTAATTGTCGATCATCATCAAAAATATATTCGAAAAACGATAAAAACCGATTTATGGTTGCTCGTTAAAATTGGGATTACTTTCATTCTTCCATTGGCTTTCATCGCCATTCAACCGGATTTAGGAACGGGGCTCGTCTATATTGCCATCATGTTTGGTATGATTCTCGTATCAGGGATTTCTTGGAAAATCATACTTCCCTCCTTTTCCGTTGCAGGTGTAATAGGAGCAATCGTTGTGATTGTGATGCTTTATTTCCCACAATTTCTCCAAGGAGTTATCGGAGATCATGCCTTTGAACGAATTTACTCGTGGATTGACCCGTATAGTTATCCTACCGATGAAGGATACCAATTAATTAAATCTCTCCAAGCGGTTGGATCCGGTGAGATTTTTGGAAAAGGTTATATGGGTAAGGAAGTATATATTCCAGAACGGCAGACAGACTTTATTTTTACCGTCATTGCAGAAGAATACGGTTTTATCGGTGCGAGCATCGTTATTAGTTTATATTTTTTATTAATTTACCATTTAATTAAAATTGCTTTGGAAACGAAATCACCCTTTAATGCGTATATTATGGCCGGCATCATTAGTATGACGACCTTCCATGTTTTTGAAAACATCGGCATGACCATCCAATTATTACCGATCACCGGTATTCCTTTACCTTTTTTAAGTTATGGTGGGAGTTCGTTGATGGGGAATATGTTAGCACTGGGCGTCGTTTTTAGTATAAAATTTTATTATAAAAAATATATGTTCTCTTCCGAAGAGGATGAATAA
- a CDS encoding toxic anion resistance protein, whose amino-acid sequence MSETNEKFSTNIDDLLENPFDEEELQLAELKQASVEQRPKKLIDTLPEASKERAFKLAEQIDPKNHETITLYGTKAQSKLTNFSHSMLDHVKNKNIGEIGNILNELMSKLEQVNPDELQPEKQGFFSKFFGKVSRSVNEILTKYQKTGAQIDRITVKLDHCKNTLMSDNALLDQLYEQNKEYFRALNIYIAAGELKIEELRTTTIPEMKKKAEQSGDQMAYQDVNDMVQFTERLERRIHDLKLSRQITIQSAPQIRLIQNTNQQLIEKIQSSIMTAIPLWKNQIAIALTLIRQRKAVEAQKQVSQTTNDLLLRNAEMLKTNSIETAKENERGLVDIETLKKTQEYLITTLEETLKIQAEGRAKRYQAEQELITMEDQLKQKLLDLKK is encoded by the coding sequence ATGAGCGAAACGAATGAAAAATTTTCCACGAATATAGATGATTTGTTAGAAAATCCGTTCGATGAAGAGGAATTGCAATTAGCAGAACTGAAACAAGCAAGCGTGGAACAACGACCAAAAAAATTAATTGATACATTACCTGAAGCAAGCAAAGAACGGGCGTTTAAACTGGCGGAACAAATTGACCCGAAAAATCATGAAACGATTACGTTATACGGGACAAAGGCTCAATCGAAATTAACGAATTTCTCCCATTCGATGCTCGACCATGTAAAGAATAAAAACATCGGTGAAATTGGGAATATTTTAAATGAATTGATGAGTAAACTTGAGCAAGTGAATCCCGATGAGTTACAACCGGAAAAGCAAGGGTTTTTTTCGAAATTTTTCGGCAAAGTATCCCGTTCGGTGAATGAAATATTAACAAAATATCAAAAAACTGGTGCACAAATCGATCGAATCACCGTGAAGCTGGATCATTGCAAAAATACGTTGATGTCTGATAACGCTCTACTAGATCAACTATATGAACAAAATAAAGAATATTTCCGTGCCCTCAACATTTATATCGCGGCCGGAGAGTTGAAAATTGAAGAGTTACGAACGACAACAATTCCAGAAATGAAAAAAAAGGCGGAACAATCTGGAGATCAAATGGCATATCAAGATGTGAACGATATGGTTCAATTTACTGAACGATTGGAAAGACGGATTCACGATTTAAAATTAAGTCGTCAAATCACGATTCAAAGTGCACCACAAATCCGTCTTATTCAAAATACGAATCAACAACTAATCGAAAAAATCCAATCGTCCATTATGACAGCAATCCCCCTTTGGAAAAACCAAATTGCTATCGCTTTAACATTAATTCGTCAACGGAAGGCTGTGGAAGCGCAAAAACAAGTATCGCAAACGACAAACGATTTGTTGTTGAGAAATGCGGAGATGTTAAAAACGAACTCGATCGAAACGGCAAAGGAAAACGAGCGAGGGCTTGTCGATATCGAAACGTTGAAAAAGACGCAGGAATATTTAATTACCACATTGGAGGAAACATTAAAAATTCAAGCGGAAGGAAGGGCGAAACGATACCAAGCCGAGCAAGAGTTGATTACGATGGAAGATCAATTAAAACAAAAACTGCTCGATTTAAAAAAATAA
- a CDS encoding 5-bromo-4-chloroindolyl phosphate hydrolysis family protein, whose amino-acid sequence MNAFFSFLIRSVAAGFTTFVTWFFSFFIFDQSFFESVFYSLIGGIVVFIGLKYYIRHRMIKMTGLTKSEYKLVQRNLKNAKQKIQRLQKALFNTYNIREFINAKQNIETIRVVKKIYSVTKKEPIRFFKAEEFYYKHLDSMVEIAEKYSFLSSQPVKTKELNQSLQETRQTMSQLSNVIKEDLFNMLEGDLDSLQFELDVAKQSINQKKIDDGRFRK is encoded by the coding sequence ATGAATGCTTTTTTCTCCTTTTTGATACGATCTGTGGCAGCTGGATTTACTACCTTTGTAACATGGTTTTTTAGCTTTTTCATTTTTGATCAATCCTTTTTTGAATCGGTTTTTTATTCATTGATCGGCGGTATCGTTGTTTTTATCGGACTAAAATATTATATACGACACCGTATGATTAAAATGACAGGATTGACGAAAAGTGAGTATAAATTGGTACAAAGGAATTTAAAAAATGCGAAACAGAAAATCCAGCGGTTGCAAAAGGCATTATTCAATACTTATAATATTCGTGAATTTATTAACGCTAAACAAAACATTGAAACCATTCGAGTTGTGAAAAAAATTTATTCCGTTACGAAAAAAGAACCGATTCGTTTTTTCAAAGCGGAGGAGTTTTACTATAAACATTTAGATTCGATGGTAGAAATCGCGGAAAAATATTCTTTTCTATCATCCCAACCGGTAAAGACGAAAGAATTAAATCAATCATTACAAGAGACGAGGCAGACGATGTCCCAATTGTCCAATGTGATAAAAGAGGATTTGTTCAATATGTTGGAGGGAGATTTAGATTCACTACAGTTTGAACTGGACGTTGCGAAACAGTCGATCAACCAGAAAAAAATTGATGACGGGAGGTTTCGAAAATGA
- a CDS encoding ABC transporter ATP-binding protein: protein MIILRLEHVTKIYQTTSEQIFALNQINLNVRKGQFIGILGPSGSGKTTLLQIMGMLEQPTEGKVWIDGQDTSQLSEREITALRHEKISFVFQQYQLLPSLTVIENVLLPVMTFKKDKHLIERAEFFIDRVGLSHRRNHPPAKLSGGEQQRLAIARALMNDPDIILADEPTGNLDQETTTKIMDYFKEIHEMEKKTIVMVTHNLELTDYMEQTYWMRNGTIENDRKLKVSE, encoded by the coding sequence ATGATCATTTTACGATTGGAACATGTAACGAAAATATATCAAACTACCAGTGAACAAATATTCGCTTTAAATCAAATCAATTTGAACGTCAGAAAGGGACAATTCATTGGAATCCTTGGTCCGTCGGGATCAGGTAAAACAACCTTATTACAAATTATGGGGATGTTAGAACAACCGACGGAAGGAAAAGTATGGATTGACGGACAAGATACGTCACAACTTTCTGAAAGGGAAATAACAGCATTGCGTCATGAAAAAATAAGTTTTGTTTTTCAACAATATCAACTCCTTCCATCTTTAACAGTAATAGAAAATGTATTACTACCCGTTATGACTTTTAAAAAGGATAAACACCTCATCGAACGGGCTGAATTTTTTATCGATCGTGTCGGTTTGTCTCACCGTCGCAATCATCCGCCTGCGAAACTTTCTGGAGGGGAACAACAACGATTAGCAATCGCTCGAGCGTTGATGAATGATCCGGACATTATTTTAGCTGATGAACCGACAGGCAACTTAGATCAAGAAACGACAACGAAGATTATGGATTATTTTAAAGAAATTCATGAAATGGAAAAGAAAACGATTGTAATGGTCACACATAACTTAGAGTTAACAGACTATATGGAACAAACTTATTGGATGCGAAACGGAACGATTGAAAACGATAGAAAATTAAAAGTGTCTGAATAA